A window from Nitrospira sp. ND1 encodes these proteins:
- a CDS encoding M23 family metallopeptidase, whose translation MSFLDRFLIISVVLLTSVFPVELFPNTGPAPRGGDGQFSGKQGQVILINVPDIKDAASVKGQFLGRKVTLFPDPSAGGGAGYVGLLGIDLQDEPGAHELTIDAQLGEQTRHFSYQVLVLKEKFAVEHLKLPKDKVDLDEKAAARWKAEQEQVRKALAEESAMRLWQAGFIEPVHGKRTGIFGSVRIMNGQARNPHNGEDIGAPMGTDVMASNDGVVRLIVDHIFSGRGIFVDHGLGLYSMYFHLSDVLVKEGDLIKAGQIIGKVGATGRATGPHLHWGMKVNGARVNPYALLELPFPQNPAVARPVLASPTRPAQGESSATAVGGDTR comes from the coding sequence ATGTCGTTCCTGGATCGTTTTCTCATCATTTCGGTCGTGCTGCTGACGAGTGTGTTTCCCGTCGAACTTTTTCCGAACACGGGGCCGGCGCCTCGCGGCGGGGACGGGCAATTCAGCGGCAAGCAGGGCCAGGTGATCCTCATCAACGTGCCGGACATCAAGGATGCGGCCAGCGTCAAAGGTCAGTTTCTTGGGCGTAAAGTGACGCTCTTTCCAGATCCTTCTGCCGGTGGCGGTGCCGGTTATGTCGGATTGCTGGGGATCGACCTACAGGATGAGCCGGGTGCGCATGAGCTCACGATCGATGCCCAACTGGGTGAGCAGACGCGCCATTTTTCCTATCAGGTGTTGGTGCTGAAGGAGAAGTTCGCCGTCGAGCATCTGAAGTTGCCGAAAGACAAAGTCGATCTCGACGAGAAAGCGGCTGCGCGCTGGAAGGCCGAGCAGGAGCAGGTTCGCAAGGCGTTGGCTGAAGAGTCTGCCATGCGGCTCTGGCAGGCCGGGTTCATCGAACCGGTCCATGGTAAGCGGACCGGGATTTTTGGCAGTGTCCGCATCATGAACGGTCAGGCCAGAAACCCGCACAACGGAGAAGATATCGGCGCGCCGATGGGCACCGACGTGATGGCCAGCAATGACGGTGTCGTCCGGCTCATTGTGGACCATATCTTTTCAGGCCGCGGCATCTTTGTGGACCATGGTCTCGGCCTGTACTCGATGTACTTTCACCTCTCCGACGTGCTGGTGAAAGAAGGTGATTTGATCAAGGCCGGGCAGATCATCGGCAAAGTCGGCGCCACCGGTCGCGCCACGGGTCCGCATCTCCATTGGGGCATGAAGGTCAACGGGGCGCGCGTGAATCCCTACGCTCTGCTCGAATTGCCCTTTCCCCAGAACCCCGCTGTTGCACGGCCTGTGTTGGCCTCCCCGACGCGTCCCGCACAGGGCGAATCAAGCGCCACCGCAGTCGGCGGTGATACGCGATAA
- a CDS encoding response regulator produces the protein MHVLLIEDNEDDAELIQQALCERSTDAVTLNWADRLQTGIKKLAECPVDAVLVDLSLPDSQGLETLDRVRAQAHDAPVIVLTGLDNDVVAEKSLLHGAQDYLVKGRLTGDALRRAIRYAMGRHRVEQALRKSEERFHLTCLATRDGIWDWEITSGVTWFNEAHQSVYGSAPEKLRRGHIPWAEQIHSEDQTAVLTNLAQVLQSDQKLWTAEYRFRRADGTFAYVIDHGYVLRDHEGRPYRMIGAKADITERRQAETMHAVQLAVGLALEESASLGEAVPKILRTMCELQGWTLGALWLIHSQDKTLRCNALWHQPSLPAENFARIYRGLALRQGAGLAGQVWKTGDATLCPDILNEADCPILHAAQKADLHGGIAFPIHTGKEILGIMEFLTYERLRPSSSRLERASELGAMITQFLHRKDLERQLRQAQKMEALGRMAGGIAHDFNNLLTIINSWAELLTDEPGQTTRTQRGMAQIREAGNKATALTRQLLAFTRHQIVERQPLNLNDRVTDIVELMKRVIGEDIQLTLTLDPALGRIKADPGQIEQVVMNLVVNARDAMPQGGRLDLETKSVSITHSDPLWPDPLTPGPYVTLAVRDTGCGMDADTVAHVFEPFFTTKELGKGTGLGLSTVYGIVRQSGGTVGIESEPGRGTTFTIYLPCIDEDSESPRPVAQPRSIIEQSKTILLVEDNDMVRGLARTVLVGQHHSVLAARTGEEALQLVRQRGGRISLLITDMVMPGMGGIQLAAELRTLQPEINIILTSGYSDREGSMLEQLDARTTFLPKPYTPDSLIKAVNAALDPTLSNQT, from the coding sequence ATGCATGTGTTGCTCATCGAGGACAACGAAGATGATGCCGAGCTGATCCAACAGGCGCTCTGCGAACGGTCGACGGACGCTGTCACGCTCAACTGGGCGGACAGACTCCAAACGGGCATAAAAAAACTGGCGGAATGCCCGGTGGATGCCGTCCTGGTCGATCTTTCGCTGCCGGACAGCCAAGGCCTGGAGACGCTCGATCGGGTACGGGCTCAAGCACATGACGCGCCGGTCATCGTGTTGACAGGGCTGGATAACGACGTGGTGGCTGAGAAATCCCTCCTGCATGGCGCGCAGGACTATCTCGTGAAGGGCCGGCTGACGGGGGACGCACTCCGACGCGCCATTCGCTATGCCATGGGCCGGCACCGCGTCGAGCAAGCCTTACGGAAGAGCGAGGAGCGGTTTCATCTGACCTGCCTCGCCACCCGCGACGGCATCTGGGACTGGGAGATCACCTCCGGCGTAACGTGGTTCAACGAGGCGCACCAATCGGTATATGGTTCCGCCCCTGAGAAGCTTCGGCGAGGCCACATTCCCTGGGCCGAGCAGATTCATTCTGAGGACCAGACCGCGGTTCTCACCAACCTCGCTCAAGTGCTTCAGTCCGACCAGAAACTGTGGACAGCCGAATATCGATTTCGTCGAGCCGACGGCACCTTTGCCTATGTCATCGATCACGGGTATGTGCTCCGTGACCACGAGGGCCGCCCCTACCGCATGATCGGCGCCAAGGCCGATATCACCGAACGACGGCAAGCTGAAACGATGCATGCCGTTCAACTCGCGGTCGGCCTCGCCCTTGAGGAATCCGCCTCTCTCGGTGAAGCGGTACCAAAAATTCTTCGCACCATGTGCGAACTCCAAGGCTGGACGCTGGGCGCACTGTGGCTGATACACTCACAAGACAAGACCTTGCGCTGCAATGCCCTGTGGCACCAACCAAGCCTCCCTGCCGAGAACTTCGCCCGGATCTATCGGGGCCTTGCCCTGCGGCAGGGAGCCGGTTTGGCGGGCCAGGTCTGGAAGACAGGGGATGCCACTCTCTGCCCGGATATTCTCAACGAGGCCGACTGCCCGATCCTTCACGCTGCGCAAAAAGCCGACCTCCACGGAGGGATCGCGTTCCCCATTCACACGGGAAAAGAGATCCTGGGGATCATGGAGTTTCTCACCTACGAACGGCTGCGGCCCAGCTCATCTCGATTGGAACGGGCTTCCGAGTTGGGGGCCATGATTACTCAATTTCTTCACCGAAAGGATCTCGAGCGCCAGCTTCGTCAGGCGCAAAAAATGGAAGCCCTGGGACGCATGGCCGGAGGAATTGCACACGACTTCAACAATCTTTTGACGATTATCAATAGCTGGGCTGAGCTCTTGACGGATGAGCCGGGACAAACCACGCGGACCCAGCGCGGGATGGCACAAATCAGGGAAGCCGGCAATAAAGCCACTGCCCTCACCCGGCAGTTGTTGGCCTTCACACGTCACCAGATTGTGGAACGCCAACCGCTCAACCTGAATGACCGCGTGACCGACATTGTCGAGCTCATGAAACGTGTCATCGGGGAAGACATTCAACTCACCCTCACCTTGGATCCTGCACTTGGACGAATCAAGGCGGATCCCGGCCAAATCGAGCAGGTCGTGATGAATTTGGTGGTTAACGCGCGCGATGCGATGCCGCAGGGAGGCCGCCTGGACCTGGAGACGAAATCGGTCTCGATCACTCACTCCGATCCGCTCTGGCCTGATCCCCTCACCCCGGGCCCGTACGTCACGCTCGCCGTCCGGGATACAGGATGCGGAATGGATGCCGACACGGTCGCTCATGTGTTTGAGCCGTTTTTCACCACGAAGGAGCTGGGCAAAGGTACCGGCCTCGGATTGTCCACGGTCTATGGAATCGTCCGGCAGAGCGGAGGGACGGTTGGGATTGAGAGCGAGCCCGGACGTGGCACCACATTTACGATTTATCTGCCGTGCATCGACGAGGATTCCGAATCGCCGCGCCCTGTGGCTCAACCCAGGAGCATCATTGAACAGTCGAAAACTATTCTCCTCGTCGAAGACAATGACATGGTTCGAGGCCTGGCACGGACGGTGCTGGTCGGACAGCATCATTCGGTACTGGCCGCGCGAACCGGCGAGGAAGCGCTCCAGCTGGTTCGCCAGCGGGGAGGGAGAATCTCACTCTTGATAACCGATATGGTGATGCCCGGCATGGGGGGGATACAACTCGCCGCCGAACTCCGGACGCTGCAACCGGAGATCAACATCATCCTCACCTCCGGCTATTCAGACCGCGAAGGATCGATGCTGGAACAGCTTGATGCACGGACCACATTTCTGCCCAAGCCCTATACCCCCGACTCGCTGATAAAGGCAGTGAACGCCGCGCTTGATCCAACGTTGTCGAATCAGACCTGA
- a CDS encoding response regulator, whose translation MTMRPFDILIAEDNEDDILLIREAFETVNMANRVAVVRDGEEALAYLRGEGPFSQCPFPGLVLLDINMPKKTGLEVLIEIKSDPRFRPLPVVMLTVSEREEDIVRSFEQGACSYIRKPVTFSRFLSVVKEFELYWTLVSRVPTLKR comes from the coding sequence ATGACCATGCGGCCCTTCGATATTCTTATCGCAGAAGACAATGAAGACGACATCTTGCTGATCCGGGAAGCCTTCGAGACCGTGAACATGGCTAATCGAGTGGCCGTCGTACGGGACGGCGAAGAAGCGCTGGCCTATTTGCGGGGTGAAGGTCCTTTCAGCCAATGTCCGTTCCCCGGCCTGGTGCTCCTCGATATCAACATGCCGAAGAAAACCGGACTCGAGGTGCTGATTGAAATTAAGTCCGACCCCCGCTTTCGTCCGCTCCCGGTCGTCATGCTGACCGTCAGTGAGCGCGAGGAGGATATCGTGCGGTCGTTTGAACAGGGCGCCTGCTCGTACATTCGAAAGCCTGTCACCTTCAGCCGGTTCCTGTCGGTCGTGAAAGAGTTCGAACTCTATTGGACGCTGGTCTCGCGAGTCCCGACGCTGAAGAGGTGA
- a CDS encoding PAS domain S-box protein, whose translation MAIAENEAPESSTSDLFPRGGAILSLIAVSIGIIFFLDAVTPLGVPVWILYLIPLILTYQAPVTWIPYLTAGVCAILTLLCLVPSGPMTTMPSWMPLLNRAAGLGMFAVIAHLIVQYRAATERVIRTAALAAEHKALQLKESLLLKNAQDVQDLYDHAPCGYHSLNSQGMFVGINQTELDWLGYQKDEVIGVMRFQDLLTPESVELFHQQFPGFLERGIVRDLEFELRRKDGTLLPILLSATALKDSDGRFIASRSTLVDITERRKADAALRQSHQTLEILVKERTAALEQTNHRLAQELAQSNRIQTALADSEGRFRELVECLPQPIWTCLPEGECDYLSPQWMSYTGMPAAGQLGHGWTRQVHSEDRRMAIEQWQEAIARAQPFDSEFRLRRADGTYRWFHAHASPLRDNAGCLLRWLGTFTEIHDRKQAESMQARLAAIVESSSDAVISKSLDGRILTWNKSAELMFGYSGEEIIGQSIFLLIPPDRQLEETTLIELIKTGKRVQQYETIRIRKSGSSIQVSLTVSPIMDANGLVNAVSTIAHDITARKQTEEMMTQQRRLIELSYEPIFAWEIDQGIVEWNRGCEQLYGYTRSEALGHSSNRLLQSRLPAPLGTIQAELEQTGEWTGEIHHRTKDGRDVLVASRWGLLKTNGRSLVLETNRDITQLRQSEIMILKKNKDLETLLHVTSHDLKEPLRAIESFSVLIQERYVNRLDEKGQDFLRRIVRATQRLDQLLTDILDLSRAQRMDPPVDDIDAEQLVHEVLHRLEKRIKETDASITIRSPLPRLRVNTTWAIQGIYNLVANALKFASAGQAPDIEIAPHSGMDLEGNELIGLVVRDRGPGVAPEQRDRIFELFRRAVGREIEGTGAGLAIVRQVAERHSGRAWVEPREGGGSEFFITFGVNQSSPRKVQR comes from the coding sequence GTGGCTATAGCCGAGAACGAGGCGCCCGAGTCAAGCACGAGTGATCTATTCCCTCGTGGAGGGGCCATTCTTAGCCTCATTGCCGTCTCAATCGGGATCATCTTCTTCCTCGACGCGGTGACGCCGCTCGGTGTTCCTGTCTGGATCCTCTACCTCATCCCGTTAATCCTCACCTACCAAGCTCCTGTCACATGGATTCCCTACCTCACGGCGGGAGTGTGCGCCATCCTCACATTGCTTTGTCTCGTCCCGTCCGGCCCCATGACCACCATGCCCTCATGGATGCCTCTCTTGAATCGCGCCGCCGGATTGGGCATGTTTGCAGTCATCGCCCATCTGATCGTCCAGTACCGGGCGGCAACCGAACGCGTAATTCGGACGGCCGCCCTGGCTGCTGAACACAAGGCTCTGCAATTGAAAGAGAGCCTGCTCCTGAAAAACGCGCAGGACGTACAGGACCTTTACGACCATGCGCCCTGCGGATACCATTCACTGAACTCACAAGGCATGTTCGTCGGCATCAACCAGACGGAACTCGACTGGCTGGGCTATCAAAAAGACGAGGTCATCGGAGTCATGCGCTTCCAAGATCTTCTGACCCCCGAGTCTGTCGAACTGTTTCATCAACAGTTCCCAGGTTTCCTCGAGAGAGGAATCGTGCGGGACCTGGAGTTCGAGCTCCGTCGCAAAGACGGTACGCTGCTGCCGATTCTGCTGAGTGCCACGGCCCTCAAGGATTCCGACGGTCGGTTCATCGCCAGCCGCTCTACCCTCGTCGATATCACGGAACGCCGAAAAGCCGATGCGGCCCTTCGCCAGAGTCACCAGACGCTTGAGATCCTCGTCAAAGAACGTACCGCCGCGCTTGAGCAGACCAACCACCGATTGGCGCAGGAGCTGGCCCAGAGCAATCGCATCCAAACCGCGCTGGCCGACAGCGAGGGACGATTTCGAGAGTTGGTGGAGTGCCTCCCGCAACCGATCTGGACCTGCCTCCCCGAAGGAGAGTGCGACTATCTGAGTCCGCAGTGGATGAGTTATACGGGAATGCCGGCGGCGGGGCAGCTCGGTCACGGATGGACTCGGCAAGTGCATTCCGAAGACCGCCGGATGGCGATCGAGCAGTGGCAAGAGGCAATCGCACGTGCACAGCCGTTCGACAGCGAGTTTCGTCTTCGACGGGCGGACGGCACCTATCGCTGGTTTCATGCGCACGCGTCACCGCTTCGGGACAACGCCGGCTGCCTCCTCAGGTGGTTAGGGACCTTCACGGAGATCCATGACCGAAAACAGGCGGAGTCCATGCAGGCCAGGCTCGCCGCCATTGTCGAATCTTCTTCCGATGCCGTCATCAGCAAATCGCTCGACGGACGCATTCTGACCTGGAACAAGAGCGCCGAGCTGATGTTCGGCTACTCCGGCGAGGAAATCATCGGCCAATCGATTTTCCTTCTCATTCCACCGGACCGTCAACTCGAAGAAACCACCCTGATAGAACTGATCAAAACAGGAAAACGGGTGCAACAGTACGAAACCATTCGGATCCGGAAAAGCGGCAGTTCTATCCAGGTCTCCTTAACGGTGTCCCCCATCATGGATGCCAACGGTCTCGTCAACGCCGTCTCCACCATCGCTCACGACATCACGGCGCGAAAGCAGACCGAAGAGATGATGACCCAGCAACGCAGGCTCATCGAATTGTCTTACGAACCGATTTTCGCCTGGGAGATCGACCAGGGCATCGTGGAGTGGAACCGTGGGTGCGAACAGCTGTACGGCTATACTCGATCGGAAGCCTTGGGGCACAGCAGCAATCGTCTGCTGCAGAGCCGGCTGCCCGCGCCCCTCGGCACGATCCAGGCCGAATTGGAACAGACCGGAGAATGGACCGGCGAGATTCACCATCGCACGAAAGACGGGCGGGACGTGCTCGTGGCCAGCCGCTGGGGATTGCTCAAGACCAACGGCCGGAGCCTCGTCCTGGAAACCAACCGGGATATCACTCAGCTGCGCCAGTCCGAGATCATGATCCTCAAAAAGAATAAGGATCTTGAAACGCTCCTGCACGTGACTTCCCACGATCTGAAGGAACCGCTACGGGCAATTGAAAGTTTTTCTGTCCTCATCCAGGAACGGTATGTAAACCGGCTCGATGAGAAGGGCCAGGATTTTCTGCGGCGCATCGTTCGAGCCACGCAACGCCTCGATCAACTGCTCACGGACATCCTGGATCTCTCCCGCGCGCAGCGCATGGATCCGCCCGTCGACGACATCGACGCGGAACAGCTGGTGCACGAAGTCCTACATCGGCTGGAGAAGCGCATCAAAGAAACCGACGCCAGCATCACGATTCGCTCCCCCCTTCCCCGCCTGCGGGTCAATACCACCTGGGCCATCCAGGGTATCTATAATCTGGTCGCGAATGCGCTCAAGTTTGCATCCGCCGGGCAAGCTCCTGACATTGAGATTGCGCCACATTCCGGGATGGATCTTGAAGGAAACGAACTCATCGGCCTGGTCGTGCGCGACCGTGGCCCGGGAGTGGCTCCTGAGCAACGCGATCGGATATTCGAACTCTTCCGACGGGCGGTCGGACGCGAGATAGAGGGGACCGGCGCAGGACTGGCCATCGTTCGGCAGGTGGCCGAACGACACAGTGGCCGTGCCTGGGTGGAGCCCCGCGAAGGTGGCGGATCAGAATTTTTCATTACATTCGGCGTCAACCAGTCTAGTCCGAGGAAGGTGCAACGATGA
- a CDS encoding HD domain-containing protein — MKLPTAHPPAPYDGSALIADPIHEYVSFTVPYATPDPSERTEKDLIDSPWVQRLRYIYQLQSARWVYPSAEHTRFVHSLGTMHVAGRFARHLYPFLKKAVPDVPSAALVEEFLRITALVHDIGHGPFCHFFDDNFLHGFGLSHEKLGQIIVREHLGPLIKKIRRSPSGPFDRGEELNPDHIAHVILKEKGKDNSRIPRWINMLQPVISGSYTADNLDYVLRDAYMCGVAVGPVDLTRLIHYTIVTDKGFTIHKTGLPALQMFLNTRMYLYSNVYYHRTTRAIDIHLRDIFGDTMKLLFPSNPAKHMDEYLTLTDWSLLEDVRRWKKAGQSSLRRLHQEWAHILGRDVKWKMAYSTVLKEKGIERGMDFPSHQQFQQQIQKALPAKLQALPFRVDMAPLDPRPDPKDTRGIPLLVFDPGTKGVSTEPLEEFLDLLPTRLVQFRIYALDHHQDAALSRAAATVLNKTPLSMETNF, encoded by the coding sequence ATGAAACTACCAACCGCACATCCCCCCGCTCCCTATGACGGATCAGCCCTCATCGCCGATCCCATCCACGAATACGTGTCGTTTACGGTGCCGTACGCGACGCCGGATCCCTCGGAACGCACGGAAAAAGATCTGATCGATTCTCCATGGGTGCAGCGACTGCGCTACATCTATCAACTCCAAAGCGCGCGCTGGGTCTACCCCTCAGCGGAACATACGCGATTCGTGCACTCGCTCGGCACCATGCATGTAGCGGGCCGTTTTGCGCGCCATCTCTACCCCTTCTTGAAGAAGGCGGTGCCCGACGTTCCCTCGGCGGCTTTGGTCGAGGAGTTTCTACGCATCACGGCTCTCGTGCATGACATCGGACATGGTCCGTTCTGCCATTTCTTCGACGATAACTTTTTGCATGGTTTCGGTCTCTCGCATGAAAAGCTCGGTCAGATCATCGTGCGCGAGCACCTGGGCCCCCTCATCAAGAAAATCCGCCGGAGTCCGTCGGGCCCGTTCGATCGCGGAGAAGAGCTGAATCCGGATCACATTGCGCATGTGATCCTGAAGGAGAAAGGCAAGGATAACTCCCGCATTCCGCGCTGGATCAACATGCTCCAGCCAGTGATTTCAGGCAGCTACACAGCCGACAACCTTGATTACGTCTTGCGCGATGCGTACATGTGCGGTGTCGCGGTAGGGCCGGTGGACCTGACCCGTCTGATTCACTACACCATCGTCACCGACAAGGGCTTCACCATTCATAAGACCGGGCTGCCGGCCCTGCAGATGTTTCTGAACACCAGAATGTATCTGTATTCGAACGTGTACTATCACCGCACCACCCGCGCCATCGACATTCATCTGCGCGACATCTTCGGGGACACGATGAAGCTGTTGTTCCCGTCCAACCCAGCCAAGCACATGGATGAATACCTGACCTTGACCGACTGGTCGTTGTTGGAGGATGTCAGGCGATGGAAGAAAGCCGGCCAAAGCAGCCTGCGTCGTTTGCATCAGGAATGGGCGCATATCCTGGGACGCGACGTGAAGTGGAAAATGGCCTACAGCACGGTGCTCAAGGAAAAAGGCATCGAGCGAGGCATGGATTTCCCCAGCCACCAGCAATTCCAGCAGCAGATTCAGAAGGCGTTGCCGGCCAAATTGCAGGCGTTGCCGTTCCGCGTGGACATGGCCCCGCTCGATCCGCGCCCCGATCCCAAGGATACGCGCGGCATCCCCCTGCTCGTCTTCGATCCCGGCACGAAAGGTGTCTCAACTGAACCGCTGGAAGAGTTTTTGGATCTGCTCCCCACCCGCCTCGTGCAATTCCGTATCTACGCTCTCGACCACCATCAGGACGCAGCCCTCTCCCGCGCCGCCGCGACCGTGCTGAATAAGACCCCATTGAGCATGGAAACGAACTTCTAG
- a CDS encoding DUF2062 domain-containing protein: MADVRSLFRQVLHLDETPHRTALAFAIGSFIGFSPAYGLHMVMVGFCAWAFGLNVVALLAGAFLNNPWTLIPILGGTYWTGATLLGVHDFPSFDWSDLSFMGIYHQVMPYAWPFFVGGMVLSIAGGLLAYPLAYLLLSKYRRANPTDGHQPLPPSSGLR, encoded by the coding sequence ATGGCAGACGTACGATCGTTGTTTCGCCAAGTGCTCCATCTCGATGAAACACCGCATCGGACGGCGCTGGCCTTTGCCATCGGCAGCTTCATCGGCTTTTCTCCGGCCTATGGTCTTCATATGGTCATGGTGGGGTTCTGCGCCTGGGCCTTCGGGCTGAACGTGGTGGCGCTGTTGGCCGGCGCATTCCTCAACAATCCCTGGACGCTGATCCCCATCCTCGGAGGCACCTATTGGACCGGCGCCACCCTATTGGGAGTGCATGACTTTCCGTCCTTCGACTGGAGCGACCTGTCCTTCATGGGGATTTATCATCAGGTCATGCCCTACGCCTGGCCGTTCTTCGTCGGCGGGATGGTCCTGAGTATCGCAGGCGGCCTGTTAGCCTATCCGCTCGCCTATCTCTTGCTCTCCAAGTACCGGAGAGCAAACCCGACGGACGGGCATCAACCGTTGCCCCCTTCATCGGGTCTGCGCTAA
- the thiL gene encoding thiamine-phosphate kinase, with product MPSGRSRRTSSVGSEFGLIRLLQAQAARPDRQVFKGIGDDTAILKTSSDEWTLITTDLLAEGVHFNPATSSYEDIGYRAAIANLSDIAAMGGTPRFMLVAIAIPPTCSTEQIQRLYRGMMQAADPYRVCLVGGDTSASRYGLFLSITLTGTVQPRRALLRSGARVGERLYVTGTLGDSRAGLDLLTATARAGAEKLRPTHTRFLLARHHRPSARIAEGQWLVKHGLAGAAIDLSDGLTGDLRHLCEESGVGADVLAGSLPISPACLAYALAHGRDPQQIGLQGGEDYELLFTVPRRKQEQFERLAEKTGFCFTCIGSITPKRLGLRLRTAAGTAQPLPLTSYEHFLRPS from the coding sequence ATGCCGTCAGGCCGATCCCGCCGGACCAGTTCTGTCGGTAGCGAGTTCGGCCTGATCCGGCTGCTGCAAGCGCAGGCCGCCCGACCAGACCGGCAGGTGTTCAAGGGAATCGGCGATGACACGGCCATCCTCAAGACCTCGTCCGACGAATGGACTCTCATCACCACGGACCTCCTGGCTGAGGGTGTGCACTTCAACCCTGCCACCTCCTCCTATGAAGACATCGGATACCGGGCGGCCATCGCCAACTTGAGCGATATCGCCGCCATGGGCGGCACCCCCCGATTCATGCTCGTGGCCATTGCAATTCCGCCGACCTGCTCGACGGAACAGATTCAACGACTCTATCGCGGCATGATGCAGGCCGCCGATCCCTATCGGGTCTGCCTCGTCGGCGGAGACACGTCCGCCTCCAGGTACGGCCTGTTTCTCAGCATCACGCTCACCGGAACCGTACAACCTCGACGCGCTCTCCTGCGCAGCGGCGCCCGCGTCGGCGAACGGCTGTACGTCACCGGCACACTCGGCGACTCCCGCGCAGGGCTGGACCTCCTGACGGCCACGGCCCGCGCCGGAGCGGAGAAACTGCGTCCCACACACACCCGCTTTCTGCTCGCGCGTCACCACCGGCCGTCCGCCCGCATTGCAGAAGGCCAATGGCTGGTGAAACATGGACTCGCCGGTGCGGCGATCGATTTGTCCGATGGTCTGACCGGTGACCTCCGACACCTCTGCGAAGAGAGCGGCGTCGGAGCGGACGTGCTCGCCGGCTCACTCCCGATTTCTCCGGCCTGTTTGGCCTACGCCCTGGCGCATGGCCGTGATCCGCAGCAGATCGGGTTACAGGGCGGCGAGGACTACGAGCTCCTGTTCACCGTTCCGCGCCGCAAGCAAGAGCAATTCGAACGGCTGGCGGAGAAGACCGGCTTTTGCTTCACCTGTATCGGCTCGATCACTCCCAAGCGGCTCGGTCTGCGCTTGCGAACCGCAGCAGGAACCGCGCAACCGCTGCCGCTCACCAGTTACGAACATTTTCTGCGGCCCTCTTAG